From Kineosporia succinea, the proteins below share one genomic window:
- a CDS encoding DUF6297 family protein, producing MSPALPSGREVRRATRDASNFRSGAGVTDLLGDIYVGLFAVVMASTLIFSLTSRLAPDEGPLRQSAHGGPGLDVGWIAVLPAIAAVAAFVGLVTRLGPLSLSGAESVWWLALPVDRRSLLGPSAYRWPAIGLVVGAVCGAAIGFAMPAGAVTTIGTAALFAALTVTLVITAGLLQSRPGAHRALRIGADSVAAAVPLVGITLAVLRTAPPTPNRLSIPVAVLLAIAAVVLARRWDRRLDQVRGVSLRHSGAVTDEALFAVLSLDTRALGRALAVRTEPPRRARSSSLTWLRRVPEPVRPAAALATTDALLFARTPRQIAQVLVALGLPVLGLLVPDPGPASTIVLLLLGAYVASLATAEGPRRAQMNPALDAALPIGQRWVRLTRMVLPIVVMEFWFLAVTALLGWRFGDPGWWLLLGALTAPAWAAAAVRGAYRPEPTFGGPLVASPMGALPPGLASSAMKGPDLAVIGSVSIVVALILGATHPLLVGLQVVLSLIAVLVALYQPAPKESV from the coding sequence GTGAGCCCAGCCCTGCCCTCGGGCCGCGAGGTGCGGCGCGCGACCCGGGACGCCAGCAACTTCCGGTCCGGGGCCGGAGTCACCGATCTGCTCGGCGACATCTACGTCGGGCTGTTCGCCGTCGTGATGGCGTCCACCCTGATCTTCTCGCTGACCTCCCGCCTCGCGCCCGACGAGGGGCCGTTGCGCCAGAGTGCGCACGGTGGGCCGGGACTGGACGTCGGCTGGATCGCGGTGCTGCCCGCGATCGCCGCCGTCGCCGCCTTCGTCGGCCTGGTCACCCGGCTCGGGCCGCTGTCGCTGTCGGGCGCCGAGAGCGTCTGGTGGCTGGCACTGCCCGTCGACCGGCGCTCGCTGCTGGGCCCCTCGGCCTACCGGTGGCCCGCGATCGGGCTGGTGGTGGGGGCGGTCTGCGGTGCCGCGATCGGCTTCGCGATGCCGGCCGGAGCGGTCACGACGATCGGCACCGCAGCCCTTTTCGCGGCACTCACGGTGACGCTCGTGATCACGGCCGGATTGCTGCAGAGCCGGCCGGGGGCGCACCGGGCCCTGCGGATCGGGGCCGACTCGGTGGCCGCGGCGGTCCCCCTGGTGGGCATCACCCTGGCCGTGCTGCGCACCGCACCGCCGACCCCGAACCGGCTCAGCATCCCGGTCGCGGTGCTGCTCGCCATCGCCGCGGTGGTGCTCGCCCGTCGTTGGGACCGTCGCCTGGACCAGGTGCGCGGTGTGAGCCTGCGGCACAGCGGTGCGGTGACCGACGAGGCCCTGTTCGCGGTGCTCTCGCTCGACACCCGCGCGCTCGGGCGGGCTCTCGCGGTTCGCACCGAACCACCCCGGCGAGCCCGTTCGTCCTCCCTGACCTGGCTCCGACGCGTCCCCGAGCCCGTGCGGCCGGCCGCCGCCCTGGCGACCACCGACGCCCTGCTGTTCGCCCGCACCCCGCGGCAGATCGCCCAGGTGCTGGTGGCGCTGGGACTGCCCGTGCTCGGCCTGCTGGTGCCCGACCCGGGGCCGGCCAGCACGATCGTCCTGCTGCTGCTCGGGGCCTACGTGGCCTCGCTGGCCACGGCCGAGGGACCGCGCCGGGCGCAGATGAACCCCGCTCTCGACGCCGCGCTGCCGATCGGGCAGCGCTGGGTGCGGCTCACCCGGATGGTGCTGCCGATCGTGGTGATGGAGTTCTGGTTCCTCGCCGTGACCGCGCTGCTGGGCTGGCGTTTCGGGGATCCGGGCTGGTGGCTGCTGCTCGGGGCGCTGACCGCGCCGGCCTGGGCCGCGGCGGCCGTGCGCGGTGCCTACCGGCCGGAGCCGACGTTCGGTGGGCCGCTGGTGGCCTCGCCGATGGGGGCGCTGCCACCGGGGCTGGCGTCGTCGGCGATGAAGGGGCCCGACCTGGCGGTCATCGGTAGCGTGTCGATCGTGGTGGCGCTGATCCTGGGGGCCACGCATCCGCTCCTGGTCGGGTTGCAGGTGGTACTCAGCCTGATCGCCGTGCTCGTCGCTCTGTACCAGCCCGCCCCGAAGGAGTCCGTGTGA
- a CDS encoding IS481 family transposase has product MHHRNAPLTPAGRLRLIERCLHRPIAHVAAEAGISRQCLSKWVSRYRQLGEAGLQDASSAPKASPARTSPQVVEQIEELRREKKWSARTIAAELNGQGVAISVSTVGRWLARLGISRRRDLDPTGSSNRKPAQKIIARYPGHMIHVDVKKVGRIPDGGGWRVHGRTSAQHRANRRAAARTHAKSANAAVRTGYVFLHSAVDGFSRLAYTEHLPDEKAVTAIAFMTRARAYFAAHGIKRITRVVTDNGSAYRSAAFLRALSNLGVSVHQRTRPFTPQHNGKVERYQRILAEELLYARVWTSETQRAQAIATWITHYNYHRDHTAAGNQPPAARLRAGVTNVMSCNT; this is encoded by the coding sequence GTGCACCACCGTAATGCCCCGCTGACCCCGGCCGGACGCCTGCGTCTGATCGAACGCTGCCTGCACCGCCCTATCGCCCACGTCGCCGCCGAGGCTGGCATTAGCCGGCAATGCCTCTCGAAGTGGGTGAGCCGTTACCGGCAGCTCGGGGAGGCCGGGTTACAGGACGCCTCGAGCGCTCCGAAAGCCTCTCCAGCTAGGACATCGCCGCAGGTCGTCGAGCAGATCGAGGAGCTCCGGCGGGAGAAAAAGTGGTCGGCCCGAACGATCGCCGCGGAGCTGAACGGCCAGGGCGTGGCGATCAGCGTGAGCACGGTCGGGCGGTGGCTGGCCCGTCTGGGCATCAGCCGCCGTCGTGACCTCGACCCGACTGGCTCCTCCAACCGCAAGCCCGCGCAGAAGATCATCGCGCGCTATCCAGGCCACATGATCCACGTCGATGTGAAGAAGGTCGGCCGCATCCCCGACGGTGGTGGCTGGCGCGTTCACGGCCGGACCTCGGCCCAGCACCGCGCCAACCGCCGGGCCGCCGCACGCACACACGCCAAGTCCGCCAACGCCGCGGTCAGGACCGGCTACGTGTTCCTGCACTCGGCCGTGGACGGGTTCTCCCGGCTGGCCTACACCGAGCACCTGCCCGACGAGAAAGCCGTCACCGCGATTGCTTTCATGACCCGAGCCCGCGCCTACTTCGCAGCCCACGGCATCAAACGGATCACCCGGGTCGTCACCGACAACGGATCGGCCTACCGATCCGCAGCGTTCCTACGCGCCCTGAGCAACCTGGGCGTGAGCGTTCACCAGCGCACCCGCCCATTCACCCCGCAGCACAACGGCAAGGTCGAGCGCTACCAGCGGATCCTCGCCGAAGAACTCCTCTACGCCCGGGTCTGGACCTCAGAAACCCAACGCGCACAAGCCATCGCGACCTGGATCACCCACTACAACTACCATCGAGACCACACCGCTGCCGGGAACCAGCCCCCAGCCGCGCGGCTACGAGCCGGCGTCACCAACGTCATGAGCTGCAACACCTAG
- a CDS encoding ABC transporter ATP-binding protein, with translation MPGTLLSLKDLEVGYGLPVCPPITLDLAPGDVVAVVGSNGSGKSTLLRTVVGLLQPLGGRMEMLGADLDERSRAFREAVASELGDEAFFPSLTVREHLLLTCYGHGVDDPDGVTDYQLDVFGLTERSDALPGALSSGQRRRLLLAATFARPRSLMILDEPEQRLDAAIRDDLAGWLVEERSEGGGVLMATHDPQLVTTAATQVVVISDTEVRVVEPERGAEIIRHEL, from the coding sequence ATGCCCGGGACGCTGCTGAGTCTGAAAGACCTGGAAGTCGGGTACGGGCTGCCGGTCTGCCCACCGATCACGCTGGACCTGGCGCCGGGTGACGTGGTGGCCGTCGTCGGGTCGAACGGCTCGGGCAAGTCCACGCTGCTGCGCACGGTGGTCGGGCTGCTGCAGCCGCTGGGCGGGCGGATGGAGATGCTCGGCGCCGACCTGGACGAGCGCAGCCGGGCCTTCCGCGAGGCGGTGGCCTCCGAGCTCGGCGACGAGGCGTTCTTCCCCAGCCTGACCGTGCGCGAGCACCTGCTGCTCACCTGCTACGGCCACGGCGTCGACGACCCCGACGGTGTGACCGACTACCAGCTCGACGTTTTCGGGCTCACCGAGCGGTCCGACGCCCTGCCCGGCGCGCTCAGCTCGGGTCAGCGCCGGCGTCTGCTGCTGGCGGCCACCTTCGCCCGGCCGCGCTCGCTGATGATCCTCGACGAGCCCGAGCAGCGTCTCGACGCCGCGATCCGCGACGACCTGGCGGGCTGGCTGGTGGAGGAACGCTCCGAGGGCGGCGGTGTGCTGATGGCCACGCACGACCCCCAGCTCGTCACCACGGCGGCCACGCAGGTGGTGGTCATCTCCGACACCGAGGTGCGCGTGGTCGAGCCGGAGCGTGGCGCCGAGATCATCCGGCACGAGCTGTGA
- a CDS encoding alpha/beta hydrolase — translation MFNNSAFPEPVVVRAEGTPQAGPLVVLLHGRGSNEADIIGLAGHLPQGAEYVAVRAPIAEGGGFAWFANRGIGRPRPESLRETMDWFTTWLEAYAGERPVFLVGFSGGAAFAGGLILDRPGRFAGAAILYGTLPFDAGVPVEADHLAGLPVFVGQGLEDAVIPRELLDRTWSYLTDGSGAVVRALRAPGGHGISVPVLEELRKWLTERLSAEG, via the coding sequence ATGTTCAACAACTCAGCTTTCCCGGAACCCGTCGTCGTCCGGGCCGAGGGGACGCCGCAGGCCGGTCCGCTGGTGGTGCTGCTGCACGGGCGCGGCTCGAACGAGGCCGACATCATCGGACTCGCCGGGCATCTGCCGCAGGGTGCGGAGTACGTGGCGGTGCGGGCGCCGATCGCCGAGGGCGGGGGCTTCGCCTGGTTCGCGAACCGGGGCATCGGCCGTCCGCGCCCGGAGTCGCTGCGGGAGACCATGGACTGGTTCACGACCTGGCTCGAGGCGTACGCGGGGGAGCGGCCGGTGTTCCTGGTCGGGTTCTCCGGGGGCGCGGCCTTCGCCGGTGGCCTGATCCTCGACCGGCCGGGGCGTTTCGCCGGTGCGGCGATCCTCTACGGCACGCTGCCCTTCGACGCGGGCGTGCCGGTCGAGGCCGATCATCTCGCCGGACTGCCGGTTTTCGTCGGGCAGGGCCTGGAGGACGCGGTGATCCCGCGTGAGTTGCTCGACCGCACCTGGTCGTACCTGACGGACGGCTCGGGGGCGGTGGTCCGGGCGCTGCGGGCCCCGGGTGGGCACGGCATCTCGGTGCCGGTGCTGGAGGAGCTGCGGAAGTGGCTGACGGAGCGCCTTTCGGCCGAGGGATGA
- a CDS encoding (2Fe-2S) ferredoxin domain-containing protein yields MSRRRKPRRPGDHLTTGPLPHREHLRGDEDPSEDARTYGGDVAGPVIAACTGERCAALCRLNGGEPLSPALREATRRTTGAILISTGCLGRCELGAVVLVAWRFRSPAPIALAGMHDPARLEALTEWLPGHGPRRALFERRLPAGALADAAAEAAQPQLLPPLP; encoded by the coding sequence ATGAGCAGGCGACGAAAGCCTCGACGGCCCGGCGATCATCTGACCACCGGGCCGCTACCGCACCGGGAGCACCTGAGGGGTGACGAGGACCCCAGCGAAGATGCCCGCACGTACGGCGGTGACGTCGCCGGCCCGGTGATCGCGGCCTGCACCGGCGAGCGGTGTGCGGCCCTGTGCCGTCTGAACGGCGGCGAGCCCCTCAGCCCGGCACTGCGCGAGGCCACGCGACGTACGACCGGCGCGATCCTCATCTCCACCGGCTGTCTCGGCCGTTGCGAGCTCGGGGCGGTGGTGCTGGTGGCGTGGCGGTTCCGCTCCCCCGCGCCGATCGCCCTGGCCGGGATGCACGATCCGGCCCGCCTCGAGGCCCTGACCGAGTGGCTTCCCGGACACGGACCGCGCCGGGCCCTGTTCGAGCGGCGCCTGCCCGCCGGCGCCCTGGCCGACGCGGCCGCGGAAGCAGCTCAGCCGCAACTGCTTCCGCCCCTGCCCTGA
- a CDS encoding serine hydrolase domain-containing protein, with amino-acid sequence MSSGVVEKLHADMAAQVAAGETPGLVAGVVRGDEVDVFCAGHLGREGEEVMRRDTIFRIASMTKPMLALVALRLVDAGVFGLDEPVGRLLPELARPRVLRRLDGPVGDTVAAERAVTVRDLLAFTAGLGVVMAAPGQYPVQAEIEAAIGAPGPPRPAKTVPADEFLARLGTLPLLHQPGAEWMYNTASDVLGVLVSRAAGASLGEVMRAYLFEPIGMRDTGFWVPPESVDRLAVSYTFDETWQVFDLARGGQFTAPPPFESGAGGLVSTLDDCLAFSRLMLGGGVFEGRRLLSGELFAEMTRDQLTPAQKARTFWVPGFFDTHGWGFGMAVRTVAGDGESVGSYGWSGGLGTAWACDPARRGAGILLTQRAMTSPVPNPVMQAFWSAATAVWE; translated from the coding sequence ATGTCTTCCGGGGTCGTCGAGAAGCTGCATGCAGACATGGCCGCGCAGGTCGCTGCGGGTGAGACGCCCGGGCTGGTGGCGGGGGTGGTGCGTGGCGACGAGGTAGACGTCTTCTGCGCGGGGCATCTCGGCCGAGAGGGCGAGGAGGTGATGCGGCGCGACACGATCTTCCGCATCGCCTCCATGACCAAGCCGATGCTGGCCCTCGTGGCGTTGCGGCTGGTCGACGCCGGGGTCTTCGGGCTCGACGAACCGGTCGGCCGTCTGCTGCCCGAGCTGGCGCGGCCTCGGGTGCTGCGGCGGCTCGACGGCCCGGTGGGTGACACCGTCGCGGCCGAAAGAGCCGTCACCGTGCGCGATCTGCTGGCCTTCACGGCCGGGCTCGGAGTGGTGATGGCGGCCCCGGGGCAGTATCCGGTGCAGGCCGAGATCGAGGCGGCGATCGGGGCGCCGGGCCCGCCGCGGCCGGCGAAGACCGTTCCGGCCGACGAGTTCCTGGCCCGGCTCGGCACCTTGCCCCTGCTGCACCAGCCCGGCGCGGAGTGGATGTACAACACGGCCAGTGACGTGCTGGGCGTGCTGGTGTCCCGGGCGGCGGGGGCGTCGCTCGGGGAGGTGATGCGCGCGTACCTGTTCGAGCCGATCGGTATGCGCGACACCGGTTTCTGGGTGCCGCCCGAGTCCGTCGACCGGCTGGCCGTCAGTTACACCTTCGACGAGACCTGGCAGGTGTTCGACCTGGCCCGGGGGGGTCAGTTCACGGCGCCGCCGCCGTTCGAGTCCGGGGCGGGCGGGCTGGTCTCCACGCTCGACGACTGCCTGGCCTTCAGTCGTCTCATGCTCGGTGGAGGGGTGTTCGAGGGGAGGCGGCTGCTGTCCGGGGAGCTGTTCGCCGAGATGACCCGCGACCAGCTCACCCCGGCCCAGAAGGCTCGTACCTTCTGGGTTCCCGGCTTCTTCGACACCCACGGCTGGGGATTCGGGATGGCGGTGCGCACGGTCGCGGGTGACGGCGAGTCCGTGGGCTCGTACGGCTGGAGCGGAGGGCTCGGCACGGCCTGGGCCTGCGACCCGGCGCGGCGCGGCGCCGGGATCCTGCTCACCCAGCGCGCGATGACCTCACCCGTGCCCAACCCGGTGATGCAGGCGTTCTGGTCGGCGGCCACGGCCGTCTGGGAGTAG
- a CDS encoding acyl-CoA thioesterase, with product MIGDPADHERPGRSDLRGLHAGATYAVFRRQEVVITGVAESSPGPSLLDLLTLEEIDTDLYRTSTLNPDPFGLFGGQVAAQTLRAAGHTVEPDRVVHSMHGYFLRPGDPERPVVFEVHRDRDGRSYSARRVVARQGGKVIFNLAASFHVPEDGPDLQAGAMPAEPLPGPDTPRLRSGTIGVDFFEATSQVSREPWWEPPVAGAGRLEDARPSRVWARPQLLLPHDEPHLHACVLTYLSDILTGLSTLTAPGPDTLLTSLDHAVWFHRPVDLNDWVLMDLTGQSIAAGRGMYSGRIFARDGRLVAGLTQESLFRKDPARSGRPRRVVRE from the coding sequence ATGATCGGCGATCCGGCCGATCACGAGCGGCCGGGGCGAAGTGATCTTCGGGGGCTCCATGCCGGGGCAACCTACGCCGTTTTTCGTCGTCAGGAGGTCGTCATCACCGGCGTCGCCGAGAGCAGCCCGGGTCCGTCGCTGCTCGATCTGCTCACCCTCGAGGAGATCGACACCGATCTCTACCGCACGAGCACGCTGAACCCCGACCCGTTCGGGCTGTTCGGAGGGCAGGTGGCGGCCCAGACCCTGCGGGCCGCCGGGCACACGGTCGAGCCGGACCGGGTGGTGCACTCGATGCACGGCTACTTCCTGCGCCCCGGTGACCCGGAGCGTCCCGTGGTGTTCGAGGTGCACCGCGACCGTGACGGTCGCTCCTACTCGGCCCGGCGCGTGGTCGCGCGGCAGGGTGGGAAGGTCATCTTCAACCTGGCGGCCTCCTTTCACGTTCCCGAGGACGGCCCCGATCTGCAGGCCGGGGCCATGCCCGCCGAGCCGCTGCCCGGTCCGGACACGCCGCGGCTGCGGTCGGGCACGATCGGCGTGGACTTCTTCGAGGCCACCAGCCAGGTCAGTCGCGAGCCCTGGTGGGAGCCTCCGGTCGCGGGGGCGGGGCGGCTCGAGGACGCGCGGCCGTCGCGGGTGTGGGCCCGTCCCCAGTTGCTCCTCCCGCACGACGAACCGCACCTGCACGCCTGCGTGCTCACCTACCTGTCCGACATCCTCACCGGACTCTCCACTCTCACGGCGCCCGGTCCGGACACCCTGCTCACGAGCCTCGACCACGCCGTCTGGTTCCACCGGCCCGTCGACCTGAACGACTGGGTGCTCATGGATCTCACCGGCCAGTCGATCGCCGCGGGCCGGGGCATGTACTCCGGCCGGATCTTCGCGCGCGACGGGCGGCTGGTGGCCGGCCTGACCCAGGAGTCGCTGTTCCGGAAAGATCCCGCACGATCGGGAAGACCGCGCCGGGTGGTACGGGAGTAG
- a CDS encoding aminotransferase class I/II-fold pyridoxal phosphate-dependent enzyme yields MRPSQRAQAVQPFYAMEFGKQAAELEARGHHVVKLNLGEPDFGAPPAVLAALGKVADGRPLPYTGATGLLELREAIAGFYRQEHDVEVDPRRIVVTAGASAALLLLSAALVDAGDRVLISDPSYPCNRQFAESFGADVVLVPTTAGTRFQLDRAAVETNWSEGTRGIMIATPSNPTGTSVEAGELKAICEFAAARDAWRIVDEIYLNLGPRDAAGRAPASVLSIDPDAFVVNSFSKFFGMTGWRLGWCVVPEEFVPVMERLAQNYYICPSTPAQYAALECFTPASLEVAESRRQEFERRRAVVLDGLEAAGLPVPVPPDGAFYVYFDVSGTGLSAWEFCEQVLAEKHVALTPGRDFGRIGAERYVRLSYAASVTELREGLSRLAEFTRSRR; encoded by the coding sequence GTGAGACCATCCCAGCGCGCACAGGCCGTTCAGCCCTTCTACGCCATGGAGTTCGGCAAGCAGGCCGCGGAGCTCGAGGCGCGGGGGCATCACGTGGTCAAGCTGAACCTCGGGGAGCCGGACTTCGGGGCGCCGCCGGCGGTGCTGGCCGCGCTGGGCAAGGTGGCCGACGGTCGTCCGCTGCCCTACACCGGGGCCACCGGCCTGCTCGAACTGCGTGAGGCGATCGCCGGTTTCTACCGCCAGGAGCACGACGTCGAGGTGGACCCGCGGCGCATCGTGGTGACGGCCGGGGCCTCGGCCGCGCTGTTGCTGCTGAGCGCGGCGCTGGTCGACGCGGGCGACCGGGTGCTGATCAGCGATCCCTCGTACCCGTGCAACCGTCAGTTCGCCGAGAGCTTCGGCGCCGACGTGGTTCTCGTGCCCACGACGGCCGGCACGCGGTTCCAGCTCGACCGGGCCGCCGTGGAGACGAACTGGTCCGAGGGCACCCGCGGCATCATGATCGCCACGCCCTCCAACCCGACCGGCACCTCGGTCGAGGCCGGCGAGCTGAAGGCCATCTGCGAGTTCGCCGCCGCCCGTGACGCCTGGCGCATCGTCGACGAGATCTACCTGAACCTCGGCCCCCGCGACGCGGCCGGCCGGGCCCCGGCGAGCGTGCTGTCGATCGACCCGGACGCGTTCGTGGTCAACAGCTTCTCGAAGTTCTTCGGCATGACCGGCTGGCGGCTGGGCTGGTGCGTGGTGCCGGAGGAGTTCGTGCCGGTGATGGAGCGGCTGGCCCAGAACTACTACATCTGCCCGTCGACCCCGGCCCAGTACGCCGCCCTGGAGTGCTTCACGCCCGCGTCGCTGGAGGTGGCCGAGAGCCGGCGGCAGGAGTTCGAGCGGCGCCGTGCGGTGGTGCTGGACGGGCTGGAGGCCGCCGGGCTGCCCGTGCCGGTGCCGCCCGACGGCGCGTTCTACGTGTACTTCGACGTGAGTGGCACCGGCCTGAGCGCCTGGGAGTTCTGTGAGCAGGTGCTGGCCGAGAAGCACGTGGCCCTCACCCCCGGAAGGGATTTCGGCCGGATCGGGGCCGAGCGCTACGTGCGTCTGTCGTACGCGGCGTCGGTCACCGAGCTGCGGGAGGGCCTTTCCCGGCTGGCCGAGTTCACACGATCCCGCCGTTGA
- a CDS encoding SMI1/KNR4 family protein yields MSNILPPRAELQDAWAALLDALARNGYAVDELVRPGAPVTEIEAAEALVGRALPADLAGLHQLADGQADWYDLTHGAHAETVRERGRWVCALFGDGWSFDPVAKVADGWTGWKEVRDGYTAAELAENFDRAVEVRESDPVKGLYTSPDWIGFATDGGGNQLAVDLVPEPGGVAGQVIVIGSDEDLRRVVAPGIVELLRLCVERLDASHPAASMTDGVRLYDLGA; encoded by the coding sequence GTGAGCAACATCCTCCCTCCCCGCGCCGAGCTGCAGGACGCCTGGGCGGCCCTGCTCGACGCCCTCGCCCGCAACGGTTACGCGGTGGACGAACTGGTGCGGCCGGGCGCGCCGGTCACCGAGATCGAGGCGGCCGAGGCCTTGGTCGGACGGGCTCTGCCGGCCGATCTGGCCGGGCTGCACCAGCTCGCCGACGGCCAGGCCGACTGGTACGACCTGACCCACGGCGCGCACGCGGAAACCGTTCGTGAGCGGGGGCGCTGGGTGTGTGCGCTGTTCGGTGACGGGTGGAGCTTCGACCCGGTGGCCAAGGTCGCCGACGGGTGGACGGGGTGGAAAGAGGTGCGCGACGGCTACACCGCCGCGGAACTCGCCGAGAACTTCGACCGTGCGGTCGAGGTTCGGGAGTCCGACCCGGTGAAGGGCCTCTACACCTCGCCCGACTGGATCGGTTTCGCCACCGACGGCGGGGGCAACCAGCTCGCCGTCGATCTCGTGCCGGAACCGGGCGGAGTCGCAGGTCAGGTGATCGTGATCGGGTCGGACGAAGACCTGCGGCGGGTGGTGGCGCCGGGGATCGTCGAGTTGCTGCGGTTGTGCGTGGAGCGGCTGGACGCGTCGCACCCGGCGGCGTCGATGACCGACGGGGTGCGGCTGTACGACCTGGGTGCCTGA
- a CDS encoding SDR family oxidoreductase, which yields MSQQRVAVVTGASRGIGRQIALTLASRGSAVVVGYAGREDAAAQVVREVTEAGGRAVAVQADIADEKAVAALFDAAEAEFGGVDVVVNSAGRMVLGPIAEFDLDDLDSMHRTNIRGTFVVLREAVRRVRDGGAVVTLSTSILGLQFPAYAAYAASKGAVEAMTLIAAREVRGRDITVNTVAPGPTATELFLEGKDEATVERLAKTPPLERLGTPQDIAGAVAFLAGPDGRWVNGQVLRVNGGIV from the coding sequence ATGAGCCAGCAGCGGGTAGCAGTCGTCACCGGGGCCTCCCGGGGCATCGGCCGGCAGATCGCCCTCACCCTCGCGTCGCGGGGTTCGGCCGTGGTGGTCGGTTACGCGGGGCGTGAGGACGCGGCGGCCCAGGTCGTGCGCGAGGTCACCGAGGCGGGTGGCCGGGCGGTGGCGGTGCAGGCCGACATCGCCGACGAGAAGGCGGTCGCGGCGCTGTTCGACGCCGCGGAGGCCGAGTTCGGCGGGGTGGACGTGGTGGTGAACTCGGCCGGGCGGATGGTGCTGGGCCCGATCGCCGAGTTCGACCTCGACGACCTGGACTCCATGCACCGCACCAACATTCGCGGCACGTTCGTGGTGCTGCGCGAGGCCGTGCGCCGGGTGCGTGACGGCGGGGCGGTGGTCACGCTGTCGACGTCGATCCTCGGGCTGCAGTTCCCGGCCTACGCGGCCTACGCGGCGAGCAAGGGCGCGGTCGAGGCGATGACCCTGATCGCGGCCCGCGAGGTGCGGGGCCGGGACATCACCGTGAACACCGTGGCGCCCGGCCCGACCGCGACCGAGCTCTTCCTCGAGGGCAAGGACGAGGCGACCGTCGAGCGCCTGGCCAAGACCCCGCCCCTGGAGCGCCTGGGCACGCCGCAGGACATCGCCGGGGCCGTGGCGTTCCTGGCCGGTCCGGACGGGCGCTGGGTCAACGGTCAGGTGCTGCGGGTCAACGGCGGGATCGTGTGA
- a CDS encoding NAD-dependent succinate-semialdehyde dehydrogenase, translated as MGYEESVLIGGRWQAGSRGLFDVVNPATLEVVAQVSDAGVDDAIAAVDAAHAAFRGWAATAPRARADLLMKTRELMLRDAEELAQLIALENGKSLTDARGEVVYAAEFFRWFAEEAVRPHGDFGSSPAGGTRTIVTHHPVGVAALVTPWNFPAAMATRKIAPALAAGCTVVLKPAAETPLTALAVARLMAEAGVPDGVVNVVPGEDAPAIVAAWTDDPRVRKISFTGSTDVGRQLLRQAANRVMNTSMELGGNAPFIVTADADVDAAVDGAMIAKFRNGGQACTAANRFYVHADVAAEFTAKLGARVEALKVGPASEGSDIGPLISAKALANVQRVVEGALVTGARIAFQSQPATAPGHFFTPIVLTGVTSESEVVREESFAPVAPIVTWTDTEDMLDQVNSTEYGLAAYLFAGDLGAGLKLAERVEAGMIGVNRGLVSDPSAPFGGVKQSGIGREGARVGLEEYTETQYFSVAW; from the coding sequence ATGGGTTACGAGGAGAGCGTTCTCATCGGCGGCCGGTGGCAGGCGGGTAGCCGGGGGCTCTTCGACGTGGTGAACCCGGCCACCCTCGAGGTGGTCGCGCAGGTCTCCGACGCGGGGGTGGACGACGCGATCGCCGCCGTCGACGCGGCCCACGCGGCGTTCCGGGGCTGGGCCGCCACCGCGCCGCGGGCCCGGGCCGACCTGCTGATGAAGACGCGTGAGCTGATGCTGCGCGATGCCGAGGAACTCGCCCAGCTGATCGCGCTGGAGAACGGCAAGTCACTGACGGACGCGCGGGGCGAGGTGGTCTACGCGGCCGAGTTCTTCCGGTGGTTCGCCGAGGAGGCCGTGCGTCCGCACGGTGACTTCGGCTCGTCGCCGGCCGGGGGCACGCGCACGATCGTGACCCACCACCCGGTCGGCGTCGCGGCCCTGGTCACTCCCTGGAACTTCCCGGCCGCCATGGCGACCCGAAAGATCGCCCCCGCTCTGGCGGCGGGCTGCACCGTCGTCCTCAAGCCGGCGGCCGAGACCCCGCTGACCGCTCTGGCCGTGGCCCGGCTGATGGCCGAGGCCGGGGTGCCCGACGGCGTGGTGAACGTGGTGCCGGGTGAGGACGCGCCCGCCATCGTGGCCGCCTGGACCGACGACCCCCGCGTCCGCAAGATCTCGTTCACCGGCTCCACCGACGTCGGGCGCCAGCTGCTGCGCCAGGCCGCGAACCGGGTCATGAACACGTCGATGGAGCTCGGCGGCAACGCGCCCTTCATCGTCACGGCCGATGCGGACGTGGACGCGGCGGTGGACGGCGCGATGATCGCCAAGTTCCGCAACGGCGGCCAGGCCTGCACCGCCGCGAACCGGTTCTACGTGCACGCCGACGTCGCCGCGGAGTTCACCGCCAAGCTGGGCGCCCGGGTCGAGGCCCTGAAGGTCGGCCCGGCGTCGGAGGGTTCGGACATCGGTCCCCTCATCTCGGCCAAGGCCCTGGCGAATGTGCAGCGTGTCGTGGAAGGTGCCCTGGTGACCGGCGCCCGCATCGCCTTCCAGTCGCAGCCGGCCACCGCGCCCGGCCACTTCTTCACCCCGATCGTGCTGACCGGCGTCACCTCGGAGTCGGAGGTGGTGCGCGAGGAATCGTTCGCCCCGGTCGCGCCGATCGTCACCTGGACCGACACCGAGGACATGCTCGACCAGGTGAACTCCACCGAGTACGGCCTCGCCGCCTATCTTTTCGCCGGCGACCTGGGAGCCGGCCTGAAACTGGCCGAGCGCGTCGAGGCCGGCATGATCGGTGTGAACCGCGGCCTGGTCTCCGACCCGTCGGCGCCGTTCGGCGGCGTCAAGCAGAGCGGTATCGGCCGCGAAGGAGCCCGGGTGGGCCTCGAGGAGTACACCGAGACGCAGTACTTCAGCGTCGCCTGGTAG